Genomic DNA from Inediibacterium massiliense:
TTTTTAGTTGAGGGAGATTCAGCTGGAGGATCTGCAAAGCAAGGTCGTGATCGAAATACCCAAGCTATTCTTCCACTAAGAGGAAAAATATTGAATGTAGAAAAAGCAAGATTAGATAAAATATTAAACTCTAATGAGATCAGAGCTATGATTACAGCTTTTGGGTGTGGAATAGGAGAAGAATTTGATATTTTAAAATTAAGATATCATAAAATAGTAATTATGACAGATGCGGATGTAGATGGTGCTCATATTCGAACATTGCTACTTACATTCTTTTATAGATATATGAAACCTTTGATTGAAAACGGATATGTATATATTGCTCAGCCTCCTCTTTATAAAGTGAAAAAAGGAAAAAAAGAATATTATCTTTATTCAGATCGAGAACTTGAAAAGTTATTACTAGAAATAGGAAGAAATGTAGATATCCAAAGATACAAAGGGTTAGGAGAAATGAATCCAGAACAGCTATGGGATACTACTATGGATGCAGAAAGAAGGACATTAGTTCAAGTCACTGTAGATGATGCAGTAGCTGCGGATGATGTTTTTACAACCCTTATGGGAGATAAAGTAAAGCCCCGAAGAGACTTTATTGAAGAAAATGCAAAACATGTAAGCAACTTAGATGTGTAGTGAGGGGGAAATGTAATGACCGAGGAAAAAAGTAAAATTATTCAGATTGACATAGAAGAAGAAATGAAAAAATCCTATATTGACTATGCTATGAGTGTAATTGTAGGACGAGCTCTTCCTGATGTTAGAGATGGTCTAAAACCTGTACATAGAAGGATTTTATATGCTATGAATGAACTAGGCATGACTCCTGAAAAACCTCATAGAAAATCTGCTCGTGTGGTAGGGGACGTTTTGGCCAAGTATCATCCACATGGAGATAGTGCCGTTTATGATGCAATGGTAAGAATGGCTCAAGATTTTTCTATAAGGTATTTATTGGTAAATGGACAAGGAAACTTTGGCTCTATTGATGGAGATGGAGCTGCTGCTATGCGTTATACAGAAGCCAAAATGACAAAAATAGCATTAGAAATGCTTAAAGATATTGGAAAAGAAACGGTAGATTTTACACCAAACTTTGATGGAGAGTTAAAAGAGCCATCTGTACTACCAAGTAGATTTCCAAACCTTTTAGTAAATGGTTCTAATGGAATTGCTGTAGGTATGGCAACATCTATTCCTCCTCATAATTTAGGAGAAGTAATTGATGCAACTATTAAACTTATAGATGATGAAGAGGCTAATGTAGAAGATTTAATACAAATTGTGAAAGGTCCTGATTTTCCTACAGGTGGAATTATTATGGGAAAAGAATCTATCAAAGAAGCTTATAGAACAGGACAAGGAAAAGTAATTGTAAGAGGTAAAGCTGAAATTGAGCAAACCAATAAAGGTAAAAATCAAATTATTGTAACAGAAATTCCATATCAAGTAAATAAAGCAAGACTCATTGAAAAGATAGCAGAGCTTGTTCGTGATAAAAAAATTGAAGGAATATCTGATTTAAGAGATGAAAGTGATAGAAAAGGTATGCGTATTGTCATTGAACTCAAAAGAGATGCCAATGCCAATGTTGTATTAAATAAATTATATAAGCATACACAACTTCAAGATACTTTTAGTATTATTATGATTGCTTTAGTAGATAATGAACCTAAAATTTTAAATCTATATAATATGATTTATTATTATTTAGAGCATCAAAAGGATGTTGTCACAAGAAGAACACAATATGATTTAAACAAAGCTGAAGATCGAGCACATATATTAGAAGGGCTTAAGGTGGCTCTAGATCATATTGATGAAGTGATTAAGCTGATTAGAGGATCTAAAAATGTAGCTGAAGCGAAAGAAGGGTTAATTACAAAATTTGGTTTATCTGAAAGGCAAGCACAAGCTATATTAGATATGCGCCTTCAAAAGCTTACAGGACTTGAAAGAGAAAAAATAGAAGCAGAATATGAGGAATTAATTCAACTTATTAATTATTACAAAGAGATTCTTGCCAATGAAAAACTTCTTTTGAATATTATTAAAGAAGAATTACTAGAAATTAAAGAATCTTATAATGATAAGAGAAGAACAGCTATTACAGCTGCCTTAGATGAAATAGATATGGAAGATTTAATTGACGAAGAAGAGGTAGCGATTACTCTTACTCATCTTGGTTATGTAAAGAGACTTCCAGCAGATACTTACAAAAGTCAAAGAAGAGGTGGAAAAGGTATTACAGGTCTTACTACACGAGAAGAAGACTTTGTAGAAACATTATTTATTACTTCCACTCATAATTATCTTCTTTTCTTTACAAACAGAGGAAGAGTATATAGATTAAAGGCTTATGAAATTCCAGAAGCAAAAAGACAAGCAAAAGGAACTGCAATTGTGAACTTGCTTCAACTTCTTCCAAATGAAAAAGTAACAGCTGTGATTCCAGTTAAGACATTTGAAGAAAATCAATTTTTATTAGCAGCTACTCAAAGAGGAATCATCAA
This window encodes:
- the gyrA gene encoding DNA gyrase subunit A, producing MTEEKSKIIQIDIEEEMKKSYIDYAMSVIVGRALPDVRDGLKPVHRRILYAMNELGMTPEKPHRKSARVVGDVLAKYHPHGDSAVYDAMVRMAQDFSIRYLLVNGQGNFGSIDGDGAAAMRYTEAKMTKIALEMLKDIGKETVDFTPNFDGELKEPSVLPSRFPNLLVNGSNGIAVGMATSIPPHNLGEVIDATIKLIDDEEANVEDLIQIVKGPDFPTGGIIMGKESIKEAYRTGQGKVIVRGKAEIEQTNKGKNQIIVTEIPYQVNKARLIEKIAELVRDKKIEGISDLRDESDRKGMRIVIELKRDANANVVLNKLYKHTQLQDTFSIIMIALVDNEPKILNLYNMIYYYLEHQKDVVTRRTQYDLNKAEDRAHILEGLKVALDHIDEVIKLIRGSKNVAEAKEGLITKFGLSERQAQAILDMRLQKLTGLEREKIEAEYEELIQLINYYKEILANEKLLLNIIKEELLEIKESYNDKRRTAITAALDEIDMEDLIDEEEVAITLTHLGYVKRLPADTYKSQRRGGKGITGLTTREEDFVETLFITSTHNYLLFFTNRGRVYRLKAYEIPEAKRQAKGTAIVNLLQLLPNEKVTAVIPVKTFEENQFLLAATQRGIIKKTDLSQFDTSRKAGLIAINLREDDELISVKLTDGNKEIMMITRDGKAIRFQEKDVRDMGRAAMGVKGMSLDEDDIVVAMELVEEGSDLLVVSEFGFGKRSSLENYHSQARGGKGLITYNKKEKTGKLVGAKVVTDDDEIMIINKSGVIIRLQVNEIPTMGRITQGVTLMRVDEDDYIVSIAKVIPEAEEE